The following are encoded in a window of Amphibacillus xylanus NBRC 15112 genomic DNA:
- a CDS encoding carbohydrate ABC transporter permease has protein sequence MNNRNLSFWLFITPALFALTTVVFFPFLYGFIYTFTDWNGLSATTFLGLENYLAIFSDQRFIDSLIFTIKFAVTSIVIVNVVGLSLAVLVTQKLKISNGLRTVFFMPNLIGGLILGFIWQFIFISGFDAVGKLLNLNFLQGWLSTAETGFWGLVILNVWQYAGYIMIIYISYLQGIPQELIEAAEIDGANGFQRFWRVKFPLVAPAFTISLFLTLSNAFKLYDQNLALTNGGPYGSTEMLAMEIYNTAFSRYDMAYAQAKAVIFFILVAIVALTQVYLNKKREVEL, from the coding sequence ATGAATAACCGAAATCTTTCTTTTTGGCTCTTTATTACACCAGCTTTATTCGCCTTAACGACTGTAGTCTTTTTTCCGTTCCTCTATGGCTTTATTTATACCTTTACTGACTGGAATGGACTAAGTGCAACAACTTTTTTAGGACTGGAAAATTACTTAGCAATATTTAGTGATCAACGATTTATTGATTCGTTAATCTTTACAATTAAATTTGCAGTGACTTCAATTGTCATTGTTAATGTAGTTGGCCTTTCGTTAGCTGTTCTAGTGACACAAAAACTAAAAATTAGTAATGGCTTAAGAACAGTGTTCTTTATGCCCAATTTAATTGGTGGTTTAATTTTGGGCTTTATTTGGCAGTTTATCTTCATTAGTGGATTTGATGCAGTTGGAAAACTCCTAAATCTTAATTTTCTACAAGGATGGTTATCAACAGCTGAGACTGGCTTTTGGGGCTTAGTGATTTTAAATGTTTGGCAATACGCCGGATATATCATGATTATCTATATTTCATATTTACAAGGAATACCGCAGGAGCTAATTGAAGCTGCTGAAATCGATGGTGCAAATGGATTTCAACGCTTTTGGCGAGTTAAGTTTCCGTTAGTCGCTCCGGCATTTACGATTAGTCTTTTCTTAACTTTGTCAAATGCATTTAAACTTTATGATCAAAACTTAGCGTTGACTAATGGGGGACCGTACGGATCAACAGAAATGCTAGCTATGGAAATTTATAATACCGCTTTTAGTCGTTATGATATGGCTTATGCACAAGCAAAAGCAGTTATCTTCTTTATTCTGGTTGCTATTGTGGCATTAACACAAGTATATCTCAATAAGAAGCGTGAGGTGGAATTATAA
- a CDS encoding carbohydrate ABC transporter permease, translating to MTSNKLRTKILLTITSSALALIWLSPFYLMIVNAFKSKFDIFSSVLSLPSEWQFENFIQAFNDLDFLNSLANSFIVTFLSILIIIVFSSMAAYALARNKSRLSGVIFLVFVAAMLIPFQSVMIPLISIFGQLDMLNTSGLIYMYLGFGSSLSIFLYHGAVKGIPASLDEAAMIDGASRWQIFWRIIFPMLKPVTVTVMILNVIWIWNDYLLPSLVLSQRYATIPLRMFFFFGQYTKQWHLALAGLTLAIIPVIILYFFAQKEIIEGVAEGAVK from the coding sequence ATGACTAGCAATAAGCTTCGAACAAAAATATTATTGACGATAACTAGTTCGGCTTTAGCTCTAATTTGGTTGTCACCATTTTATTTAATGATAGTAAATGCATTTAAGTCAAAGTTTGATATTTTTTCAAGTGTTTTGAGCTTACCAAGTGAGTGGCAGTTTGAAAACTTTATCCAGGCGTTTAATGATTTGGATTTTTTAAATTCATTAGCTAACTCATTTATTGTAACTTTCTTAAGCATCTTGATTATTATCGTCTTTTCATCAATGGCGGCTTACGCTCTAGCGAGAAATAAAAGCAGATTAAGTGGTGTGATATTTTTAGTGTTTGTTGCGGCGATGTTAATTCCGTTTCAATCAGTTATGATTCCACTCATTTCAATTTTTGGCCAGTTAGATATGTTAAATACATCTGGTTTAATTTATATGTACTTAGGCTTTGGGTCAAGCTTATCAATATTTCTCTATCATGGTGCAGTCAAGGGGATCCCTGCTTCACTAGATGAGGCAGCGATGATTGATGGTGCTTCGCGTTGGCAAATTTTCTGGCGAATTATTTTCCCAATGTTAAAGCCAGTTACGGTAACAGTCATGATCTTAAATGTTATCTGGATTTGGAATGACTACTTATTACCATCCCTGGTTTTAAGTCAAAGGTATGCCACTATTCCGTTAAGGATGTTCTTCTTCTTCGGTCAATATACAAAGCAATGGCATTTAGCTCTAGCTGGTTTGACATTAGCGATAATCCCAGTCATCATACTATATTTCTTTGCCCAAAAAGAGATTATTGAAGGAGTAGCTGAGGGCGCTGTGAAGTAG
- a CDS encoding helix-turn-helix domain-containing protein, with protein sequence MWIGHCGFSYHLQGYEETRETGYDSFLLRLQTEGFAKSKIEDQHYPLEYGDIILVPPGSYYQLEIDPSTPSGDFHLFAKGNWIEQWWNELNQPFHVKISEVKQITTLWNFLSTETRRPKTEQNQALIKYFFKIICLLIQQETVARSAVERPYVVTEMMRYIEEHALETFKVEDVAKSVDLSVSRSVHLFKEHTGKTMIEYAQDIRLTAALNQMKYTNLTLDHIAENCGFGNYPYFHRVFKKMYGTPPGKYRQTLR encoded by the coding sequence ATGTGGATCGGGCACTGTGGTTTTTCTTATCACTTACAAGGATATGAAGAAACTAGAGAAACAGGTTATGACTCGTTTTTATTAAGACTACAAACAGAAGGATTTGCGAAATCAAAAATTGAAGATCAGCATTATCCTCTTGAATATGGCGACATCATTCTCGTCCCACCAGGAAGCTATTATCAGTTAGAAATAGATCCTAGTACTCCTAGTGGCGATTTCCACCTGTTTGCTAAAGGGAACTGGATTGAACAATGGTGGAATGAACTAAATCAGCCATTTCACGTAAAAATTAGTGAAGTTAAACAAATTACCACGCTATGGAACTTCCTTTCAACAGAAACGAGACGACCAAAAACAGAGCAAAACCAAGCGTTAATTAAGTACTTTTTCAAAATAATTTGCTTGTTAATTCAACAAGAAACGGTTGCTCGTTCTGCAGTTGAACGTCCATATGTTGTTACTGAAATGATGCGTTATATTGAAGAACACGCGCTTGAAACATTTAAGGTTGAGGATGTTGCCAAAAGTGTTGATTTAAGTGTCTCAAGATCTGTTCACCTTTTTAAAGAACATACAGGAAAAACGATGATTGAATATGCTCAAGACATCCGCCTAACTGCCGCTCTAAACCAAATGAAATATACAAATCTAACACTCGATCATATTGCTGAAAACTGTGGTTTTGGTAATTACCCATATTTCCACCGTGTCTTTAAGAAAATGTACGGCACACCCCCAGGTAAATACAGACAAACATTAAGATAA
- a CDS encoding Gfo/Idh/MocA family protein: MTQLRVGIIGCGNVFPMHAASVVAREDAELVAVCDIKKDRADQKAELYQCRAYYDYLEMFAQENLDVIHICLPHHLHAPVAIEAAKHKIHVMTEKPMAIHYQDAVDMIDAAKEAGVTLGVIFQNRYNPGSRLIKRMLENGELGAIKSGKLSVTWDRSDQYYLQSDWKGTWDKEGGGVVIDQAIHTLDLMRWFVDSDLKYVDASISNRAHEIIEVEDAAEGVIAYQNGVVTAFHAINYYTYDAPVEIELHCENGIAKMLADQATVTLNNGQTFIADNNPLETFTYEDGVKGYWGVSHVKQINNFYDTLSGKAVLDIPAEEALKTQQMINAIYQSGKEKRRINFNRESD, from the coding sequence ATGACACAATTAAGAGTAGGAATTATTGGCTGCGGAAATGTATTTCCAATGCATGCAGCTTCTGTCGTAGCACGTGAAGATGCAGAATTGGTAGCAGTTTGTGATATAAAGAAAGATCGTGCTGATCAAAAGGCTGAACTATATCAATGTCGAGCATACTATGACTATTTAGAAATGTTTGCTCAGGAAAATCTAGATGTGATTCATATTTGTTTACCGCATCATCTTCATGCACCTGTTGCGATTGAAGCGGCTAAGCATAAGATTCATGTGATGACTGAAAAGCCAATGGCAATTCATTATCAGGATGCTGTTGATATGATTGACGCTGCTAAGGAAGCAGGCGTCACTTTGGGGGTTATCTTCCAAAATCGATACAATCCAGGTTCACGATTAATTAAACGCATGCTTGAAAATGGTGAATTAGGGGCAATTAAGTCTGGTAAGCTCTCGGTAACTTGGGATCGTTCAGATCAGTATTACTTACAAAGCGATTGGAAAGGAACTTGGGATAAAGAAGGCGGTGGTGTCGTCATTGACCAGGCCATTCACACATTAGATTTAATGCGCTGGTTTGTCGATAGTGATTTAAAATATGTTGATGCCTCAATTAGTAATCGAGCACATGAAATTATTGAGGTTGAAGATGCGGCGGAAGGTGTTATCGCGTATCAAAATGGTGTAGTTACAGCATTCCACGCGATTAACTATTATACGTATGATGCGCCAGTTGAAATAGAGTTACATTGTGAAAATGGTATTGCTAAAATGCTTGCTGATCAAGCAACCGTTACTTTAAATAATGGCCAAACGTTTATTGCTGATAATAATCCATTAGAAACATTTACTTATGAAGACGGTGTGAAGGGTTATTGGGGCGTAAGTCATGTTAAACAGATTAATAACTTCTATGATACGTTGAGTGGAAAAGCAGTATTAGATATACCAGCAGAAGAAGCATTAAAGACACAACAAATGATTAATGCGATTTATCAATCAGGTAAAGAAAAGCGTAGAATCAATTTCAATAGAGAGAGTGATTAA
- a CDS encoding ThuA domain-containing protein, translating into MNIVVWNENRHEKLNPRVAEIYPKGIHGAIADFLSYAGHTVTTATLDEPDHGLTDQVLKEADVLIWWGHLAHDEVKQEIVDKVHQRVLDGMGLIVLHSGHFSKIFKQLMGTGCDLKWREVGERERLWVIDPTHPIVSGLDSYFELEQEEMYGEHFDVPVPDELIFVSWFEGGEVFRSGVTYRRGNGKIFYFRPGHETYPTYHNENIQKVIKNAVNWVVSSKGPQHQYGQAEPLENIVKKESLS; encoded by the coding sequence ATGAATATAGTCGTTTGGAATGAGAATCGTCACGAAAAATTAAATCCTAGAGTAGCTGAAATTTATCCAAAAGGCATTCATGGTGCGATTGCTGATTTTTTAAGTTATGCCGGTCATACAGTAACGACAGCAACTTTAGATGAACCAGATCATGGCTTGACAGATCAAGTCCTCAAAGAAGCGGACGTCCTGATTTGGTGGGGACATCTTGCGCACGATGAAGTCAAACAAGAAATAGTTGATAAAGTTCACCAACGTGTTTTAGATGGAATGGGCTTAATCGTTTTACACTCTGGTCATTTTTCAAAAATATTCAAGCAACTAATGGGAACCGGCTGTGATTTAAAATGGCGTGAAGTCGGCGAACGTGAACGTTTATGGGTAATTGACCCGACACATCCAATTGTATCTGGACTTGATTCATATTTTGAACTTGAACAAGAAGAAATGTATGGTGAGCATTTTGATGTGCCAGTTCCAGATGAATTAATTTTTGTTAGTTGGTTTGAAGGTGGAGAAGTCTTCAGAAGCGGTGTAACGTATCGACGAGGAAACGGAAAGATCTTCTATTTCCGACCAGGTCATGAAACATATCCAACATATCATAATGAAAATATTCAAAAAGTAATTAAAAACGCAGTCAATTGGGTTGTGTCATCAAAAGGACCTCAGCATCAATATGGCCAAGCTGAACCACTTGAAAATATCGTGAAAAAGGAGTCATTATCATGA
- a CDS encoding Gfo/Idh/MocA family protein, which translates to MKKYRVAVIGVGSIARMRHLPEYQANPHVEIVAVCDIVPERVEETAAQYGAKAFTDYQELLDQVKPDIVSVCLPNYLHAPVSIAALEAGAHVLCEKPMATSAEEGEAMIKAAKENNRKLMIAHNQRFVASHQKAKDLIEAGELGKIYSFRTAFGHGGPEGWSIDGKDSWFFKKDQAFIGAMGDLGVHKSDLIRYILGEEFTEVAAIVEGNAKTDSDVDDNAVCLLRSESGIIGTLTASWAYNSSEDNSTVIYGEKATLRLEDDPDYSLIASYTNGQTVKYELGQIQSNDAGGQTTSHVIDHFIESIQADRDPLITGEEGLKSLNIILAALESSETGKRIKIKQ; encoded by the coding sequence ATGAAAAAGTATCGTGTAGCTGTTATCGGAGTAGGAAGTATTGCAAGAATGCGTCATTTACCTGAGTATCAGGCAAATCCGCATGTTGAGATTGTGGCTGTCTGTGATATTGTACCTGAGCGTGTAGAAGAAACTGCAGCTCAATATGGTGCAAAAGCATTTACAGATTATCAAGAATTACTTGATCAAGTTAAACCTGACATTGTTAGTGTTTGTTTACCAAACTATCTACACGCACCTGTATCAATCGCTGCATTAGAAGCAGGAGCGCACGTTCTTTGTGAAAAGCCTATGGCGACATCAGCTGAAGAAGGTGAAGCAATGATTAAGGCAGCAAAGGAAAATAATCGTAAATTAATGATCGCACATAACCAACGCTTTGTAGCTTCACACCAGAAAGCAAAAGATTTAATTGAAGCTGGAGAATTAGGTAAGATTTATAGTTTTAGAACAGCATTTGGTCATGGTGGTCCAGAAGGATGGAGCATTGATGGTAAAGATAGCTGGTTCTTTAAAAAGGATCAAGCATTTATCGGTGCAATGGGTGATTTAGGCGTCCATAAATCAGACTTAATTCGTTATATATTAGGTGAAGAATTTACTGAAGTAGCAGCAATTGTTGAAGGGAATGCAAAGACTGACTCAGACGTTGATGATAATGCCGTTTGTTTACTAAGAAGTGAGTCAGGTATCATTGGAACGTTAACTGCTAGCTGGGCTTACAATTCAAGTGAAGACAACTCAACAGTTATCTATGGTGAGAAAGCAACACTACGTCTTGAAGATGACCCAGATTATAGTCTAATTGCAAGCTATACAAACGGACAAACTGTTAAATATGAGTTAGGCCAAATTCAATCTAATGACGCTGGTGGACAGACGACTTCTCACGTGATTGATCACTTTATCGAATCAATTCAAGCAGATCGTGATCCACTCATTACAGGTGAGGAAGGACTAAAATCATTAAATATTATTCTAGCAGCTTTAGAATCTAGTGAGACAGGCAAGAGAATAAAAATTAAACAGTAA
- a CDS encoding sugar phosphate isomerase/epimerase family protein has translation MKLGVFTVLFGEKSFEEMLDYVSDAGLEAIEIGTGGNPGDAHAKLDQLLASESEREAYLAKVKERGLTISAFSCHDNPISPDKEYARRSDEVLRKTIKLAGLMGVPVVNTFSGTAGDSENAKYPNWPVTPWPNEYSDILKWQWEEKLIPYWKEINQLAEENNVKIGIELHAGFLVHTPYTMLKLREATGPAIGANLDPSHLWWQGIDPVAAIKILGKAGAIHHFHAKDTYIDQDNVNMYGLTDMQPYDHVQTRAWTFRSVGYGHSMQVWTDIVSALRTYGYDYVISIEHEDPIMSVEEGFKKAVQNLKSINISEKAADMWWV, from the coding sequence ATGAAATTAGGTGTTTTTACCGTTCTATTTGGAGAAAAATCATTTGAAGAAATGCTTGATTATGTAAGTGATGCAGGACTAGAAGCAATTGAAATTGGGACAGGGGGTAACCCAGGTGATGCACACGCTAAGCTTGATCAACTATTAGCTAGTGAATCTGAACGTGAAGCGTATTTAGCTAAAGTTAAGGAACGTGGTTTGACGATCAGTGCATTCAGTTGTCATGATAACCCGATTTCACCGGATAAAGAATATGCTCGTAGATCAGATGAAGTTTTACGTAAAACAATTAAATTAGCTGGCCTTATGGGTGTTCCAGTTGTTAATACATTCTCTGGTACGGCAGGAGATAGTGAAAATGCTAAATATCCAAACTGGCCTGTCACACCATGGCCAAACGAATATAGTGATATTTTGAAGTGGCAATGGGAAGAAAAACTCATTCCTTACTGGAAAGAAATCAACCAACTAGCTGAAGAAAATAATGTGAAGATTGGGATTGAGCTACATGCAGGATTCCTCGTTCATACACCGTATACGATGTTAAAATTACGTGAAGCAACTGGACCGGCAATTGGAGCGAACCTTGATCCAAGTCACCTTTGGTGGCAAGGAATTGATCCTGTAGCTGCAATTAAAATTTTAGGAAAGGCAGGCGCGATTCATCACTTCCATGCTAAAGATACGTATATTGATCAAGATAATGTTAATATGTATGGCTTAACTGATATGCAACCGTACGATCATGTTCAGACACGTGCATGGACGTTCCGCTCAGTTGGATATGGTCACAGTATGCAAGTTTGGACTGACATTGTTAGCGCATTAAGAACTTATGGTTATGATTATGTTATTAGTATTGAGCATGAGGATCCGATCATGTCAGTTGAAGAAGGCTTCAAGAAAGCTGTTCAAAATTTAAAGAGTATTAATATTTCAGAAAAAGCCGCTGATATGTGGTGGGTTTAA
- a CDS encoding PAS domain-containing protein yields the protein MVTQLNDAFFREALNHTNVGLIITDPNQDHHPIIFANKGYANLTGYEIDEVIGKNGRLLQGEETDPKVINTLKQAIKAEQSITVEIYNYKKNGEGFWNKLTIDPMWVDGKLYYVGVQKDITETKRKEKLLQEALTELEELSTPIVPIDDHIVALPLIGKISQRRFELLTEKISNFLSLNKNDYLILDLSGLLNIEPEVVDSFLKLQDLTQIIGTQLVITGVRPDLALKARHFTHQLIGLKTYLTIQDAIKALS from the coding sequence ATGGTGACACAATTAAATGATGCATTTTTTAGAGAAGCACTTAATCATACAAATGTTGGTCTTATTATAACAGATCCGAACCAAGATCATCATCCAATCATATTTGCGAATAAAGGTTATGCTAATTTGACTGGTTATGAGATTGACGAAGTAATCGGAAAAAATGGTCGACTACTTCAAGGAGAAGAAACTGATCCTAAAGTAATCAATACCTTAAAGCAAGCAATTAAAGCAGAACAGTCAATTACAGTTGAAATTTATAATTACAAGAAAAACGGTGAGGGGTTTTGGAATAAGCTCACGATTGATCCAATGTGGGTTGATGGGAAATTGTATTACGTCGGTGTTCAAAAAGACATTACAGAGACAAAGCGAAAGGAAAAGCTGTTACAAGAGGCACTAACTGAACTTGAGGAGCTATCAACGCCAATTGTGCCAATTGACGACCATATCGTTGCCTTGCCATTGATAGGCAAAATTAGCCAGAGACGCTTTGAATTATTGACAGAGAAAATTTCAAACTTTCTATCTTTAAATAAAAATGATTACCTCATATTAGATTTATCCGGCCTACTTAATATTGAACCAGAAGTTGTCGATTCATTTTTAAAACTGCAAGATCTCACTCAAATTATCGGCACACAATTAGTGATTACTGGTGTGAGACCTGATCTCGCATTAAAAGCACGTCATTTTACGCATCAACTCATCGGCTTAAAAACTTACTTAACGATTCAAGATGCCATTAAGGCCCTATCTTAA
- a CDS encoding TrkH family potassium uptake protein, with translation MSLIYRVHNKHAISPVKLIVLFYFLAIIISTALLNMPIFWREGQSVTVFDGLFTSISAISVTGLSVVAIDEVFNTAGYFVLSFIFQLGGIGIMTLGTAIYMLIGKKIGIRERQLISVDHNQATLSGLVRLTKKILKTILTIELVGMIVLSIYYLNYFDTWQEALLQGYFASVSATTNAGFHITGTSLALFADDYFVQFVHIILMILGAIGFPVLIELQQWLKNRKSGNSHFRFTTFMKLTVSTYFILLIFGTIVIFLLENNHMFANQPWYQALFSSLFQSVSTRSGGQVTIDIANYSTATLIIMAFLMFIGASPSSAGGGIRTTTFAVMLLAVYNYAKGRQSIKIFRREISHQDTIRSFVVLTTAIALTFISIFILAITESHSILEITFEVFSAFGTTGLSLGITSELSVIGRIVIMMMMFIGRIGIFSFLFLISSPPTKDRYSYPKARMLIG, from the coding sequence ATGAGCTTGATCTATCGAGTGCATAATAAACATGCCATATCACCGGTTAAGTTAATTGTTTTATTTTATTTTTTAGCGATCATTATTTCAACTGCTCTACTAAACATGCCAATATTTTGGCGAGAAGGACAGTCGGTGACAGTATTTGATGGTCTATTTACCTCAATTAGCGCGATTAGTGTAACTGGTCTATCTGTTGTTGCCATTGATGAAGTATTCAATACAGCAGGTTATTTCGTGCTGTCTTTTATTTTTCAGCTCGGTGGTATTGGCATTATGACTTTAGGAACTGCTATCTATATGCTGATCGGTAAGAAAATAGGCATTCGCGAGCGACAACTTATATCAGTTGATCATAATCAAGCAACGCTATCTGGTCTTGTTCGATTGACAAAAAAGATTTTAAAGACAATTTTGACAATTGAACTGGTAGGTATGATTGTTCTAAGTATTTATTACCTCAATTATTTTGATACTTGGCAAGAGGCTTTATTACAAGGGTATTTTGCCTCAGTGAGTGCGACGACGAATGCGGGGTTCCACATAACAGGCACGTCACTCGCTTTATTTGCTGATGATTATTTCGTTCAATTCGTTCATATCATTTTGATGATATTAGGAGCGATCGGTTTTCCTGTCTTAATCGAGCTTCAACAATGGCTGAAGAATAGAAAAAGTGGAAATAGTCATTTTCGTTTTACAACATTTATGAAGTTAACTGTGTCAACTTACTTCATTTTACTTATTTTTGGTACAATTGTCATATTTCTATTAGAGAATAATCATATGTTTGCTAATCAACCATGGTATCAGGCTTTATTTTCAAGCTTATTTCAATCGGTTTCGACAAGGAGTGGGGGACAAGTTACAATTGATATTGCAAACTATTCTACCGCAACATTAATTATTATGGCGTTTTTAATGTTTATTGGTGCTTCGCCAAGTAGTGCGGGCGGTGGAATTAGAACGACGACTTTTGCGGTTATGTTATTAGCTGTCTATAACTATGCAAAAGGTAGACAGTCGATAAAAATATTCCGCAGAGAAATTAGTCATCAAGATACGATTCGGTCGTTTGTTGTCTTAACAACAGCTATTGCACTTACGTTTATCTCAATCTTTATTTTAGCAATCACGGAATCTCATTCAATTTTAGAAATTACCTTTGAAGTATTTTCTGCTTTTGGAACGACAGGCTTAAGCTTAGGGATTACTTCAGAGCTTTCGGTAATTGGGCGCATTGTCATTATGATGATGATGTTTATCGGAAGAATTGGCATTTTCTCATTCCTATTCTTAATCAGTAGCCCACCAACAAAAGATCGCTATAGTTATCCAAAAGCGCGAATGTTAATCGGCTAG
- a CDS encoding AAA family ATPase has product MNDHQLKINKLLNNINKVIIGKEDTVILSLTALLARGHVLLEDIPGVGKTMLVRALAKSMNCSFSRIQFTPDLLPSDVTGVSIYHPQKHQFEYKPGPIVGDIILADEINRTSPKTQSALLEAMEENSVTVDGQTIVIDHPFFVMATQNPIEYEGTYPLPEAQIDRFLLKLNMGYPTESEEVEMLELTGGVHPIETLTSVVDRQSIVTMQEEVNQVYLDRVIQAFIVKIVRTTREHPQVHLGVSPRGAIGLMKAAKAYAYINGRDYCIPDDIIYLAPFVLKHRLILTQSAKYDGSSPEQIIESILGQVEVPVRKEIY; this is encoded by the coding sequence ATGAATGATCATCAGCTGAAAATAAATAAATTACTTAATAATATAAATAAAGTCATAATCGGAAAAGAAGATACGGTTATTTTGTCTTTAACTGCATTATTAGCACGAGGACATGTTTTACTCGAGGATATTCCAGGGGTAGGGAAAACAATGCTAGTTCGTGCATTAGCTAAATCAATGAATTGTTCTTTTAGTCGAATTCAATTTACTCCTGATTTATTACCGTCTGACGTGACAGGTGTGTCAATTTATCATCCGCAAAAGCATCAATTCGAATATAAGCCAGGTCCTATTGTTGGTGATATTATTCTAGCGGATGAGATCAATCGTACCTCTCCAAAAACGCAATCTGCTTTATTAGAGGCAATGGAAGAGAACAGTGTAACAGTAGATGGACAAACGATTGTAATTGATCATCCGTTTTTTGTTATGGCTACACAAAATCCAATCGAGTATGAAGGGACATATCCTTTGCCAGAAGCTCAGATTGATCGGTTTTTATTAAAATTAAACATGGGCTATCCAACTGAAAGTGAAGAAGTTGAGATGTTAGAGTTAACAGGAGGGGTTCATCCGATTGAAACACTGACATCTGTGGTCGATCGCCAATCGATTGTCACGATGCAAGAAGAGGTAAATCAAGTATATTTAGATCGGGTAATCCAAGCATTTATTGTCAAGATTGTTCGAACGACACGTGAACATCCGCAAGTTCATTTAGGCGTTAGTCCACGTGGGGCAATTGGTCTGATGAAAGCGGCAAAAGCGTATGCGTACATTAATGGTCGCGATTATTGTATTCCAGACGATATTATATATTTAGCACCATTTGTACTTAAGCATCGACTAATCTTAACACAATCTGCTAAATATGATGGAAGCTCACCAGAGCAAATTATTGAGTCAATTTTGGGACAAGTTGAGGTACCTGTTCGAAAGGAAATATATTAA
- a CDS encoding DUF58 domain-containing protein: MRRVVYLLMKLMILIILSLSFFSYAMFQGGFTSWFLFYISVPFLVYFLCFIFYPIRDWQVERILNDEKIEAGNSIRVTLNFKRRLRFPISYLIIEETVPKSLSHVFNPYHWSEILTQGQFNKRDMNERHLLYPNFRKHLSYQYQLTNLPRGIHTMQFVSITVSDIFGFIKKTVELPVQTTFYVTPKKINVQLDFSTYRQELGDKHVSTMHANRSNLISGARPYMPGDRLSSIHWKATAKTASLMTKDFDQEFNCDGTILLFGFNNHPAFEWNLSVCQMLLSIMKLKNLRVDCLFGGDKSVSLSNGSSHESLTDFFTQLKAGATESIVQSVFDRYQSTYDKGTFIVVFTDRLTDQIVRQLKLLSTQQRKLTIYVTRTRNGKMGDEARLELELRNARINVYSMSEAEIKQQRGVVTI; the protein is encoded by the coding sequence ATGCGACGAGTGGTCTATTTGCTGATGAAGTTAATGATTCTCATCATTTTATCGTTAAGCTTTTTTAGCTATGCGATGTTTCAAGGTGGTTTTACTAGCTGGTTTCTATTTTATATATCTGTTCCATTCTTAGTTTATTTTCTCTGTTTTATCTTTTACCCGATTAGGGATTGGCAAGTGGAGCGCATTCTCAATGATGAAAAAATTGAAGCGGGAAATTCAATTCGAGTTACACTAAATTTCAAGCGCCGCTTACGATTTCCAATCTCATACTTAATCATTGAAGAAACTGTGCCAAAATCGTTGAGTCATGTCTTTAATCCATACCATTGGTCGGAGATATTAACACAAGGTCAATTTAATAAGCGTGATATGAATGAGCGACATCTTTTATATCCTAATTTTCGTAAGCATTTATCTTATCAGTATCAATTAACGAACTTACCTCGGGGTATACATACGATGCAATTTGTCTCGATTACCGTTTCAGATATATTTGGCTTTATTAAAAAGACAGTAGAGCTTCCTGTTCAAACAACGTTTTATGTTACACCGAAAAAAATAAATGTACAGCTGGATTTTAGTACATATAGACAAGAATTAGGCGATAAGCATGTATCGACAATGCACGCAAATCGGTCAAATCTTATTTCTGGTGCTAGACCTTATATGCCAGGAGATCGACTTTCGTCAATTCACTGGAAGGCTACAGCTAAAACAGCTTCATTGATGACTAAGGATTTTGATCAGGAATTTAATTGTGATGGTACCATTTTGTTGTTTGGTTTTAATAATCACCCAGCGTTCGAATGGAATTTATCCGTATGTCAAATGCTTTTATCAATAATGAAGCTAAAAAACTTACGCGTAGATTGTCTATTTGGAGGGGACAAATCAGTATCATTGTCAAATGGAAGCAGTCATGAGAGTTTAACTGACTTTTTTACTCAGTTAAAGGCAGGTGCGACAGAGTCAATCGTCCAATCAGTATTTGATCGTTATCAAAGCACTTATGATAAAGGAACGTTTATTGTCGTATTTACTGATCGATTGACAGATCAAATCGTTCGTCAACTTAAGCTCCTATCTACACAACAAAGAAAATTGACTATATATGTTACACGTACTCGAAATGGAAAAATGGGCGATGAGGCAAGATTAGAATTAGAATTAAGGAATGCTCGTATAAATGTCTACTCGATGTCTGAAGCAGAAATTAAGCAACAGCGAGGGGTGGTGACGATTTAA